One Mya arenaria isolate MELC-2E11 chromosome 5, ASM2691426v1 genomic window carries:
- the LOC128235896 gene encoding transcription factor RFX4-like, with protein sequence MYRSFNEMELRGQFEIGLAKIKITRSGRHSNTMDNLTSYPDWLESCLSNDQRSDSNDGETSGQSINSNLSSEDRKGTYARLRSASKPHSTPLTLKWLEENYEIAEGVCIPRSTLYVHYLDYCEKHDSQPVNAASFGKIIRQQFPQLTTRRLGTRGQSKYHYYGVGVRETSLYYEVGYSAKGVQSSTDGKKDPAKQIVAYSPRSKLGTLLPEFPEIKDIKLPSNVAEEKVLTFLMMYRTHCQRILDTVIRANFDEVQSFLLHFWQGMPSHIKTILECKVLVTLVGVCDSILYRAIANVLMPTVLQPLPDSLTQVIRQFSEQLDEWLRRALDSLPRPLQRIKFDLARGFAQVLKRQTSLNHLCQAARTVVNSADITAQMLDDWFNVDLNSIIKQTLYTTETGTDTDSVCIVKLARDFEILLEDQAPVESYIEWLDGMVDSCVVQKCGQPSRAMQKTARQFLLMWSCVGTRVIRDMTLHSAPSFGSFHLLHLMFDEYVLYVVENLHNQDKAHELLKAVKGEISISMSNSSVP encoded by the exons actGGCTTGAGAGTTGCTTGTCAAATGACCAGCGGTCAGACAGCAATGATGGTGAGACGAGTGGGCAAAGTATCAATAGCAATCTGTCATCGGAGGACCGCAAAG GTACATATGCCAGATTGAGATCAGCTTCAAAACCACACTCCACGCCACTGACACTGAAATG GCTTGAAGAGAACTATGAAATAGCCGAAGGAGTGTGCATCCCGCGTAGCACCTTGTACGTTCACTATCTGGACTACTGTGAGAAGCACGACTCCCAGCCTGTCAATGCAGCTAGTTTCGGCAAg ATCATTCGGCAACAGTTTCCACAACTGACCACGAGAAGATTAGGAACACGAGGCCAATCAAA GTACCACTACTATGGAGTCGGCGTCCGTGAAACTTCGCTTTACTATGAGGTTGGATACTCGGCAAAAGGTGTTCAAAG CTCAACGGATGGAAAGAAAGATCCGGCAAAACAG aTAGTGGCCTACTCGCCTCGGTCCAAACTTGGAACTCTTTTGCCCGAATTTCCTGAAATCAAAGACATCAAACTCCCATCAAATGTCGCTGAGGAGAAG GTACTGACTTTTCTAATGATGTATAGAACCCATTGCCAAAGAATTCTGGACACAGTCATCAGAGCTAACTTTGACGAG GTACAGAGTTTCTTGCTTCATTTCTGGCAAGGGATGCCCAGCCACATCAAGACGATCCTTGAGTGTAAAGTGTTGGTCACATTGGTCGGCGTTTGCGACTCCATACTCTATAGAGCCATCGCCAATGTGCTCATGCCGACCGTGCTGCAGCCCTTACCGGATAG TTTGACACAAGTGATTCGACAGTTTTCTGAACAGCTGGACGAGTGGCTACGTAGAGCTTTGGACTCTCTTCCGAGACCACTGCAGAGAATAAAATTTGATT TAGCACGAGGGTTCGCGCAAGTCCTGAAGCGACAAACATCCCTAAACCATCTGTGCCAGGCTGCTCGGACAGTGGTCAACTCTGCGGACATAACTGCACAGATGCTGGACGATTGGTTCAATGTGGACCTCAATAGTATTATCAAACAGACTCTCTATACCACGGAGACGGGGACCGACACGGATAGTGTCTGTATCGTCAAAC TGGCAAGGGACTTCGAGATACTGCTGGAGGATCAGGCACCTGTAGAATCTTACATAGAGTGGCTGGACGGAATGGTAGATAGCTGTGTCGTCCAG AAATGTGGTCAGCCATCTCGGGCAATGCAGAAGACAGCGCGGCAATTTCTGTTGATGTGGAGCTGCGTAGGAACAAGAGTCATACGGGACATGACGCTGCACAGCGCTCCTAGCTTCG GTTCATTCCATCTTCTACATCTGATGTTCGACGAGTATGTTCTGTATGTGGTAGAAAACCTGCATAATCAAGATAAAGcacatgaacttttgaaagCAGTGAAAGGGGAAATAAGCATCAGTATGTCAAACAGTTCTGTTCCTTGA
- the LOC128234158 gene encoding uncharacterized protein LOC128234158: MMLSTNNRRQVRNYIPVTVTTSIFNKVLNLTAEFLDSSLMCITQLNNDPALVTCQHFVVILKDHQLPLLVQALIPGRIILSIMIGRILHIHLHLLLRTKWV; the protein is encoded by the exons ATGATGCTATCTACCAACAACAGGCGACAA GTCCGGAATTATATACCAGTAACAGTGACAACCAGTATTTTCAACAAAGTCCTAAATTTAACAG CGGAATTCCTGGACAGTTCCCTCATGTGTATAACCCAGTTGAACAACGATCCCGCCCTTGTCACATGTCAACATTTTGTGGTTATTCTCAAGGATCACCAACTTCCGCTTTTAGTGCAGGCCTTAATTCCGGGGCGAATAATTTTGAGCATTATGATTGGTCGAATACTGCACATACATTTACATCTTCTGCTCCGCACCAAATGGGTTTAG